The following DNA comes from Streptomyces sp. Ag109_O5-10.
GGTACATCCGCTTGGACAGTTCACGCCGTGCCGCCTCCCGTGCCGGGTCGCGCGGGATGGTCACGGGTGGTTGGCCGTCCGAGCCGGTCAGCGCCCACAGCGCCGTGTGCCGGGCTCGCGACAGGCCTCGTACGGCCTCGTCGGCGGCGCGCGGCAGGGCTGCGGGCACCGCTGCGAGGACTCCCCCCGTCAGGCTCACCGCATCAGCTCCCCGGGACGGTGCCGGGGGTGCCGGCGCCGTAGTTCTCGACGCCTGCGGCGCGGGCCAGTTCGAGGTCGAGGGCCTCGCGGCGGATGCGCTGGTCGATGTAGAGGAGCACGGTGACGCCCGCGTTGATCGGGAAGGTGAGCATGGAGCCGATCACCGAACCGATGCCGCCGATGACGAGGAACGTCCAGCCGTAGTTGTTGTTGGTGCTCTCCAGGAAGCCGGTCAGGCCGTTGCCGCCGGCGTAGGCCCCGATCAGGGTGAAGGGGATCACGGCGAGCGACGAGACGATGTTGGCGATGATCGAGGCGAGGAACTGGATGCCGAAGACCCGCCACCAGGAGCCGCGGACGAGTTTGGTGGAGCGGCCCAGGGACTTGGTGATGCCCTGCTTCTCCAGCATCAGGGCGGGCGAGGCCAGCGAGAAGCGGACCATCAGCCACACGGTGACGACGGCACCGGCGAGGATGCCGAGGACGAGCAGGGCGGCGATGGCGCCGCCCGGGCCGCCGGCGAGCGCGACGACGATGCCGGGCAGTGCGCCGACGAGCAGGACGCCGACCGCGATGAGCCCGGTCAGGAGGATGAGGCCGAACAGCTTGAAGACCTGCGGGCGGGCGTCGCGCCAGGCCTCGCCGATGGTGACGGACTTGCCGAGCACGGCGCGGCTGGTGACGGTCGTCAGCAGGGCTGTCGCGATGATGGTGCCGACCAGGGTGATCAGCAGGACCGCGCCCGAGCTGATCACGACCTCGCCGGCGGCGCGGCTGATCTCCGTGAGGGAGGCGCTCGGGTCGTTGAGAGCGTCGGTGGTCTGGGTGTCGTTCAGGACGAGGCCCTGGAGGAGGATCACCGCGACCTCGGTGATGACGGCGACGGTCAGCGAGATGCCGAGGACCGTGCGCCAGTAGGTGCGCATGGTGGAGACGGCGCCGTCGAGGATCTCGCCGACGCCGAGCGGGCGCAGCGGGATCACGCCGGGCTTGGCGGCGGGCGGGGGACCGCCCCAGCCGCCGCCCCAGGCTCCGTAGCCCCCGGGAGGGCCGTAGCCACCGGGGCCGCCGTATCCGCCGGGGCCTCCGTAGCCTCCGTAACCGCCGCCGGGGGGCTGGCCGCCCCAGCCGGGGCCCGGGGGTGGGGGCGGCGGTGCCTGGCCCGGTGCCGGGGCGCCGGTGGGCGTGGACCACTGGCCGGGCGGCGGCTGTTCCGTGGACCACTGCGAGCCGGAGCCCTGTGGATCCGTGGCCGGCTGATCGGTGGGCGGCTGATCGGTGGGCGGTTGGACAGGCCCTGCGGGGACGGGGCGGTCGGCAGGGGCGGACGCGCCGGGTTCCCGCCCGTCGGACGGGGCGGATCCGGGCGAGGCCCAGCCCGGAGTGTCGTTCATCGAAGCTCCTTCACGGTGCCCGTCCGCGAGCGCGGTGGCAGGTTGGCTGCCATCGTGCCATGGGGTGGGCGCCCAGTGACCGGCCGCGGTAGAGGCTGCGCACCTTCAATTGTCCGCCGGATACGGGGCAGACTGAGCGCATGGCTGATCAGTACGCGCAAACCGGCGAGGACAAGCGGCCGACGGGAATGCCAGTGATCCGGTGGGAGGAGCCGCCCGAAGGTCCCGTGGTGGTCCTTCTCGACCAGACCAGACTGCCGGTGGAGGAGGTCGAGCTGGTGTGCACGGACGCGTCGGCGCTGGTCGAGGCGATCCGTTCGCTCGCGGTGCGCGGTGCGCCAGTGCTCGGGATAGCGGGGGCGTACGGCGTGGCGCTCGCCGCCGCGCGGGGTTTCGACGTGGACGAGGCCGCCTCGGCGCTGTCGAGCGCCCGGCCGACGGCCGTGAACCTGTCGGCCGGGGTGCGCAGGGCCGCGTCGGCGTACCGGTCCGCCCTGGCCGAGAGCGGGGACGGCGGGGCGGCGGCCGCGGCGGCGCTGGACGCGGCGCGGGCGCTGCACCGGGAGGATGCCGAGGCCAGCGCCCGGATGGCCGGGCACGGGCTGGCGCTCCTGGAGGAGCTGCTGCCCGGCGGAGGGCACCGGATCCTCACCCACTGCAACACCGGTTCGCTGGTGTCCGGCGGAGAGGGCACGGCGTTCGCGGTGGCCCTCAGGGCGCACCGGGCGGGGCGGCTGCGGCGGCTCTGGGTGGACGAAACGCGTCCGTTGCTGCAAGGCGCTCGCCTGACGGCATACGAGGCGGCTCGCAGCGGCATGGCGTACACCTTGCTCACCGACAACGCGGCCGGTTCGCTGTTCGCGGCGGGGGAGGTGGACGCGGTGCTGGTCGGAGCGGACCGGATCGCGGCCGACGGATCGGTGGCGAACAAGGTGGGGAGTTATCCGCTCGCGGTGCTCGCGCGGTACCACCATGTGCCGTTCATCGTGGTGGCGCCGTTGACGACGGTGGATCCGGAGACACCGGACGGGGCCTCCATCGAGGTCGAACAGCGCCCCGGATACGAGGTGACCGAGCTCACAGCACCGCAGGTGCCGGTGACGGGACCGGGAGGCGGGATACCGGTGGCCCCCCTGGGGACCCAGGCGTACAACCCGGCGTTCGACGTGACGCCGCCCGAGTTGGTGACGGCGATCGTCACCGAGGAGGGCGTCGTTTCGCCCGTGACGGCTGAGGCTCTCGCGGAGCTGTGCGCCAGGTCACGCCAGGTAACGATTTAGCCAATGGATGACGTCGGCTCGACCGACGGGACCGGCCCCTCCGCCTGCGGTGATTCGCAGGCCAAGGGGCCGTGACATCCAACGGCTACATCAACGAGCGTCGGACTCGGACCGATCGGCTCCCAGCTCCCGGATCCGAGCCGGCTGCCGAGGCAGGTGGTCGAGCTGTCCCACCGCGGCGCTCACCTCCGGGTCCAGGGCTTCAGCGTAGATGTCCGTCGTCGTGGCGATCCGGCTGTGTCGCAGAATCGCCTTCACGATCCGGGGGTGGACTGTGAGATGCACCAGGAGCGTGCCGCGGATTTCCGCAGCCCCTTCGGGTTCGTCCTGCTGAGTCCCTCATCCTTGATCACCCGCGGCATGGTCAAGCCGGCTGCGCTCCGCTCCGCCGGGCGCATGAGCCGAGCACGGCACATCATGGCCCCGGTCGGAACAGAGCCTGCGGCGGGGGATCGGCCGGCACCGGATGGAGGGGCACCGTTCCCGGCCGCGAGTCCGTAGAGGGCGTGCGTGGGGGCAGCGTCGGCACATCTGTGTGGACGATGGGCGCGAGGTTCCCCGGCAGAGCAGTTCTCCTTCCGTCTCGGTTGACAGCAGAGCGCGGCTGCGCGGCTGAGCTCGGACAGTTGCGGTAGCGCGATCGGTAACCTCGGCACGGTCACTGGGCGGGCGAGCTGACATGCACCGCTGGCATCGACGTCGGCGGACGGGGGCAGACAGTGACGCTCCAGTACGACTAAGGTCACTGGCCGGTGACCCTGGTCACCTGCGCAACCTTCACCGTTATGAGAATGGGATGATGTCGTTTATGAAGGGACGAGTCCTTGTCGTCGACGACGACAGCGCACTGGCCGAGATGCTCGGCATCGTGCTGCGTGGTGAAGGTTTTGAGCCGTCTTTCGTAGCCGACGGCGACAAGGCGCTGGCCGCTTTCCGTGAGACCAAGCCCGACCTGGTGCTCCTGGACCTGATGCTGCCCGGTCGGGACGGTATCGAGGTGTGCCGCCTGATCAGGGCGGAGTCCGGGGTGCCGATCGTGATGCTCACGGCCAAGAGCGACACCGTCGACGTGGTCGTGGGCCTGGAGTCGGGCGCGGACGACTACATCGTGAAGCCGTTCAAGCCGAAGGAGCTGGTCGCCCGGATCCGGGCCCGGCTGCGGAGGTCGGAGGAGCCGGCGCCGGAACAGCTCGCCATAGGTGACCTGGTCATCGACGTGGCCGGGCACTCGGTGAAGCGGGACGGGCAGTCGATCGCGCTGACCCCGCTGGAGTTCGACCTGCTGGTCGCGCTCGCCCGCAAGCCGTGGCAGGTGTTCACGCGGGAGGTGCTCCTGGAACAGGTCTGGGGCTACCGGCACGCGGCGGACACCCGCCTTGTCAATGTTCACGTCCAGCGGCTGCGCTCCAAGGTCGAGAAGGACCCGGAGCGGCCGGAGATCGTGGTGACCGTGCGTGGTGTCGGGTACAAGGCGGGACCGAGCTGACATGTCCGGTGACAGTGCCGCTTCGGCCCCCGGCCGGTCCGGGGACCGTCCGGAGCGGCCTGTCGGCGGGAAGCGGTTCGGTACGCGCTGGCGGCCGCTCTTCGAGGGCGGACTGCTCCAGGGCGGGGTTCAGGGCAGTCCGGTGCTGCGCCTGTTCGTGCGCTGGGTGCGGCGGCCGCTGCTGCCGGTCATGCGGCTGTGGCGGCGCAACATCCAGCTCAAGGTCGTCGTCACGACCCTGCTGATGTCGCTGGGTGTCGTCCTGCTGCTCGGTTTCGTCGTCATCGGTCAGGTGCGCAACGGCCTGCTGGACGCCAAGGTGAAGGCCTCGCAGAGCCAGGCCACCGGTGGTTTCGCGGTGGCCAAGCAGAAGGCCGACGAAGCAGCGACCGGCACCGGCGACGCCGCGGTGTCCGCGGACGGCCGGCAGTCGCAGAACGTCACCTCGTGGATGAGCGACCTCGTCGAGTCCCTCTCCAGCGGCGGCCAGGGCGCCTTCGACGTGGTCACGCTGCCCGCGGGTGACAACAACAGCGGCGGTGGGCGCACCCGCGCGTCCGGGCAGGTCGACCCGACGGCCAGCGTGCCCGACGACCTGCGCACGCGGATCAACGGCAATACGACGGCCGCGCAGAGCTATACCCGGATCATCTACACGGACGACAAGGAGTCGCAGCCCGCACTGGTCATCGGCAAGCAGGTCAGCGACCTGAACAACGATCCGTACGAGCTGTACTACCTCTTCCCGCTCACCCAGGAGGAGAAGTCCCTCAGCCTGGTCAAGGGCACGCTGGCGACCGCCGGGCTGTTCGTCGTCGTTCTCCTCGGGGCCATCGCCTGGCTCGTCGTACGGCAGGTCGTCACTCCGGTGCGGATGGCGGCCGGGATCGCCGAGCGGCTGTCGGCCGGGCGGCTCCAGGAGCGGATGAAGGTCACCGGCGAGGACGACATCGCGCGGCTCGGCGAGGCCTTCAACAAGATGGCGCAGAACCTCCAGCTGAAGATCCAGCAGCTTGAGGACCTGTCGCGGATGCAGCGCCGGTTCGTGTCGGACGTCTCGCACGAGCTGCGGACGCCGTTGACGACCGTCCGGATGGCGGCCGACGTCATCCATGAGGCCCGCGAGGACTTCGACCCGGTGACCGCGCGGTCCGCGGAGCTGCTCGCCGACCAGCTGGACCGGTTCGAGTCGCTCCTCGCCGACCTGCTGGAGATCAGCCGCTTCGACGCGGGTGCGGCGGCGCTGGAAGCGGAGCCGATAGACCTCAGGGTGGTCGTACGGCGCGTGGTCAGCGGGGCCGCGCCGCTCGCGGAGCGCAAGGGCACGCGCATACGCGTGGTCGGCGATCTGCAGCCCGTGGTGGCCGAGGCGGATCCCCGGCGCGTGGAACGGGTGCTGCGCAACCTGGTCGTCAACGCCGTCGAGCACGGCGAGGGCAAGGACGTCGTCGTCAAGCTGGCCTCGGCCGGCGGGGCGGTCGCCATCGCGGTGCGCGACTACGGTGTCGGGCTCAAGCCCGGCGAGGCGACCCGCGTCTTCAGCCGCTTCTGGCGGGCCGACCCGGCACGCGCGCGTACCACCGGCGGTACGGGTCTGGGGCTGTCGATCGCCTTGGAGGACGCGCGGCTGCACGGCGGCTGGCTGCAGGCGTGGGGGGAACCGGGCGGTGGCTCGCAGTTCCGGCTGACGCTGCCCAGGACGGCGGACGAGCCGTTGCGGGGTTCGCCGATACCTCTGGAGCCCAAGGACTCCCGGCGCAACCGGGGGCTCGGCGAGGCCGGGCTGCCGAGCGGCGGCGAGGACAAGCGGGCCACCGTGCCGGTGCAGCCCGGCGGCGGCCATGGGGCGTCGCTCGCCCCGATGACGCAGCGGACGGCCGCCGTGGCCCCCACCGCCGACCCGACCGCGCTGCCCGGCAACGGCGCGCGCGTGGTGCCCCGGCCGGCCCAGGGCGTCCGGCGTCAGGAGGGCCGGCCCGAGTCGGGTCAGGACGACGGGGCGGATGAGTCGAACAAGCCAGGGGAGGCATTTCGTGGGCGCTGACCGCGAGGGGAGCGCCCGGCGCAGACCGGCGCGCGCGGTGGCGTACGCCGCCTGTGGGGCCGTGGTTCTGGCGGGCTGTGCCTCCATGCCGGACAGCGGCGATTTGCGGAACGTCGAGTCGACGCCGCGGCAGGACACGCAGGTGCGGGTCTTCGCCATGCCGCCGCAGCAGGACGCCTCGTCCACGGAGATCGTGCAGGGCTTTCTGGAGGCCCTGACCAGTGACGATCCGAACTACGACACGGCTCGCCAGTACCTGACCAAGGCCACCGCGAAGATCTGGCAGCCGGAGTCGCAGGCCATGGTGCTGGCCAACGGGCCGAGCATTCAGACGGACCCGCGCCCGGCCGGCCGCGAGGGCACGAACAGCATCACCTACACGCTCCAGGGCAGCCGGGTGGCCACCGTCGACGCGCAGCAGGCGTACACGCCCGCGGACGGGTCGTACCGCAGGACCGTGCATCTGACGAGGGACGCCAAGAGCGGGCAGTGGCGCATCGACTCGCTGCCGCAGGGTGTCGTGATGGGCAGGTCCGACTTCCAGCGCAACTACACGTCGGTCAACAAGTACTACTTCGCCTCGGACACGTCGGCCGGGGAGACCGGTCAGCCGGTGGCCGTCGCAGATCCCGTCTTCGTGCGCAGCCGGGTGGATCCGACGACCCAGCTGGTGCGGTCGCTGCTCAGCGGTCCCACCACCTGGCTCGGTCCGGTGGTCCGGTCGAGTTTCCCGACCCGTACGGCGCTGAAGAAGGGCGTGTCCGGGCTGACGCCGGACGACCAGAACCGGCTCACGGTGCCGCTCAACGTCAAGGCGTCCCGGATCGGCTCCGTCAAGTGCGGCGAGATGGCGACCCAGTTGCTCTTCACGCTGCGCAACCTGACGCCCACCGTGGACTCGGTCGCGCTGCAGTCCGTCAACGGCGCCCGCATGTGCGACATCTCCGAGGAGCAGGCCGAGTCGACCGCCTGGCGTGCGTCCACCAAGCGCCCCGACTACCTGTACTTCCTCGACGGCAAGCACCGGCTGGTGCGGATGGCGGCCGGCGCCACCGGCACCAGCGCGGTCGCGGTACCGGGCCCGTTCGGCACGGGCGCCAAGCCGCTGGGGACGGTGGCGGTCGCCCGCGACGAGCGGAGGGCGGCCGGGGTCAGCAGCGACGGCAGGTCCCTGTACGTGACCTCGCTCGCGCCGGACGGTTCGCTGGGCGGCGCCGTGCTGACCAGCCACGGTGCGACCGAGGACGACCGGCTGACGGCGCCGAGCTGGGACGCCCGCGGTGACCTGTGGGTGGCCGACCGGGATCCCGCCAGGCCGCAGCTGTACATGCTGGCGCAGGGCGTGGGCCAGCCTGTGGCCGTGCAGATGCCCGAACTGGACGGCCGCATCAAGGACCTGCGGGTCGCCGCGGACGGGGTGCGGATCGCGCTCGTCGTCGAGAAGGACGGCAAGCAGTCGCTGCTCGTCGGGCGGATCGAGCGCACCAAGTCCGACGACCAGCAGGAGGTGTCGGTCCTGGAACTGCGCTCCGCGACCCCCGGGTCCGAGGAGGTCACCGCGATGTCCTGGGCGGGGGACAGCAGGCTCGTGGTGGTCGGGCGCGAGCAGGGCGGCGTGCAGCAGACGCGGTACGTCCAGATCGACGGCTCGACGCCGGACGGGCCGGCGCCCGCGGCGCTCACGGGCGTCCTGGCGATCGCCGCGTCCGAGGACGACCGGGTGCCGCTGGTGGCCGACTCGCATGACGACGGGATCGTCCGGCTGCCGTCCGGGGACCAGTGGCAGAAGGTGGTCAAGGACGGGTCGGTGCCGGTCTATCCGGGCTGAGCCCCCGCGCCGGGCCGAGCCCCGCGCTGTCGATGAGAGGCCGTCCCGGTCCGGCGCCGAGCCGGCGGGGCGGCTGTTCTGTGGCGGCGGCCGTTCGCGCGGGGGGACGAGGGCCGTCGGGCGCCCCGGGCCACCGTTCTCCGGAACGGCAACGTCCCTTCTCACCTGTGTGGGTGACGGGCTGTGCGGGTCTCACGGAGTTGTCCACAGACAGTTGTCCACAAGGGTGGCCGGTCGGGCCGGTCGTTGGCACAGTGGGCACATGCGGGGGTGGTGGCAGGACCTCACCGACCTGGTGCTACCGGCCGAGTGCGGAGGCTGTGGGACGTCTCGCACGGTGCTCTGCGACGGGTGCCGTGCCGCCCTGAGCGGGGCCGTACCGCGCCGGGTGCGACCGGTGCCGGAGCCGTCCGGGCTGCCGCAGGTGTACGCGGCGGCCCCTTACGCGGACGAGGTACGGGCGGCTCTCCTCGCCCACAAGGAGCGCGGTGCACTGGCGCTCGCCGGTGCGCTGGGCGCGGCGCTGGCGGGAGCGGTGCGGGCCGGGCTGCGGGCCGGTTTCCAGGACGGCCCGGCCGGGCTTCGGGACGGCCGGGCGGTACGGACCGTCGCTTCCTGGCACGGTACGGCGGGTGGCACCGGCGCGTCCGGGCCCGTGCTGCTCGTCCCCGTACCGTCCGCACCGTGGGCCGTGCGGGCCCGGGGTCATGATCCGGTACGGCGGATGACCCTCGCGGCGGCCGCGGAGCTGCGGCGTGCCGGGACCCCGGCCCGGGTGGTCCCGGTGCTGAGGCAGCGGCGGGCCGTCGCCGACCAGTCGGGGCTCAACGCCCGGCAGCGGTACGCGAATCTCGCGGGCGCGCTGGAGGTGACGGCGGGCGGCGCCCGGCTGCTGGCCGGGGGCCGGGTCGTCCTGGTCGACGACCTCGTCACCACGGGCGCCACCCTCGCGGAGGCGGCGCGTGCGGTGCGGGAGGCGACACAGGCCGAAGGGGCAGGAGAGACGACAACGGCTGTGTATCGGCGCGCGGCCTGGGCAGGAAGGGAGGAACGGAAGACCGGACCGGCGGAAGAGCGGGCGAAGTGGGCACGGAACGCATCGGGAAAGGCCGAGGTGAACGGCCTCGCAGGGCCGGTGCGTGCCGCTGTGGTCGCGGCCGCACCGGATTCTTTCGAAATGAACCGGAACTGACCGCGAACGTACATCGTTGCAGGTAGTGACGGGATCAATTCACCTGAATGGAGGTACGCATCAGTAGAGGGTGACGACATCCGTCCGGGCGAGATATGTTCGGTTGTGAGGGAGAAAGCCGCAGGCCATGTCCCCCTATCCGAATGCCGTACCGCGGGTTTTCCGCAATCATCGCGGTGCCGGGGTGTAGATCTTGCCCATGGGGGAGGAGGTGAAGTCGCCGAGTCCGAGGCTCCGGGGTTCACCGGGGCTGGGTGCAAAAAGGGAGATGCTCCGCAGTGCAGCGGAGTGATCCGGGAACGGAGTTCTGCGTGGACATCGTCGTCAAGGGCCGCAAGACCGAGGTGCCCGAGCGGTTCCGCAAGCACGTGGCCGAGAAGCTGAAGCTGGAGAAGATCCAGAAGCTCGACGGCAAGGTGATCAGCCTCGACGTCGAGGTGTCCAAGGAGCCCAACCCCCGACAGGCCGACCGTTGCGACCGAGTGGAGATCACGCTCCGCTCCCGCGGTCCGGTGATCCGGGCGGAGGCAGCGGCCAGTGACCCGTACGCGGCACTCGACCTGGCGGCGGAGAAGCTGGACGCGCGGCTGCGCAAGCAGCACGACAAGCGGTTCTCCCGCCGTGGCGCGCGGCGGATCTCGGCGGCCGAGGTCCCCGACCACGTCCCGGGCGCGGCGACGCTCAACGGGAACGGCACCCCCGTCCACTCCGAGGACGCGGACGGAGTGCCCACGAAGAAGGTGGGCTCCCTCGAGGTGCAGGGCGAAGGCCCCCTGGTCGTCCGCGAGAAGACGCATGTCGCCGCTGCGATGACCCTCGACCAGGCCCTCTACGAGATGGAACTGGTCGGACACGACTTCTATCTGTTCGTCGACTCCGAGAGCAAGGAGCCGAGTGTCGTCTACCGGCGGCACGCGTACGACTACGGTGTTATCCACCTCAACACGGACCCGATGGTCGCCGAGGTGCAACCGCCCGCGGCGGGCGGGACGCTGGGCGGCTGACCGGCCCGGCCGGCAGGTGAGCCCGTGCCCCTGGAAGCGCGTGTGCGCCCCCAGGGGCACCGGTGTGCGACCACTTCGCGCCCTGCTCGGTCACCCCGTTGTCGTCCGGACATGGAATCATGGCCAGGGCGGACCAACCGGTGGGCCGCTGCCTTGGGTTGGCGGATGGCACAGCACCACAGGCCACAGCCTTCAGGGGGAGGAACGATGGCGGACAGCTTCGGACCGATGCGGGACGGTGATGCCGACGGCGGCGTCGTCGGCATCAGCCCGGACGCGGGCGGTACTCCACGCAAGGAACCGATCAGAGTCCTTGTCGTCGACGACCATGCCCTCTTCCGCCGCGGACTGGAGATCGTGCTCGCCGCCGAGGAGGACATCCAGGTCGTCGGAGAGGCGGGTGACGGCGCGGAGGCCGTCGACAAGGCCGCCGACCTGCTGCCCGACATCGTGCTGATGGACGTCCGGATGCCCAAGCGCGGCGGCATCGAGGCCTGCACCTCCATCAAGGAGGTCGCGCCCAGCGCGAAGATCATCATGCTGACGATCAGCGACGAGGAAGCCGACCTCTACGACGCGATCAAAGCGGGCGCGACCGGATACCTCCTCAAGGAGATCTCCACCGACGAGGTGGCCACCGCAATTCGCGCGGTGGCCGACGGCCAGTCACAGATCAGCCCGTCCATGGCGTCGAAACTCCTCACCGAGTTCAAGTCGATGATCCAGCGCACCGACGAGCGCCGGCTGGTGCCGGCACCGCGGCTGACCGACCGTGAACTCGAAGTGCTCAAGCTGGTCGCCACCGGGATGAACAACCGCGATATCGCGAAGGAGTTGTTCATCTCCGAGAACACCGTGAAGAACCATGTGCGCAACATCCTGGAGAAGCTGCAGCTGCACTCCAGGATGGAGGCGGTGGTCTACGCGATGCGGGAGAAGATCCTCGAAATCCGCTGAGGTAACCGCATTCGGCCTCGACGCGGGTAACGGTCAGCGCAGCGCGGCGATCAGGGCACGGGCCACTTCCTTGAGGAGCGGCTCGCGCAGCCCGGGGGCGTCCACGCGCTCCACGCGCACTGTCGTGCAGTCCACCCAGCTCGCCGCCTCGACCAGTGCCTCCGCCACCGCCGGTACCGCCTTCGGGCCGTCCAGCGTGACCTGGCGGGCCACCAGGACGCCGCCCGCCTCGCGCGCCGGGTCCACCCGGCCCACCAGCCGGCCGCCGGCCAGCACCGGCATCGCGTAATAGCCGTACACCCGCTTCGGCTTCGGGACGTAGGCCTCCAGGCGGTGGGTGAAGCCGAAGATCCGCTCCGTGCGCGCCCGGTCCCAGATCAGGGAGTCGAACGGGGAGAGCAGCGTCGTACGGTGCCGGCCGCGCGGGGGTGCGGCCAGGGCCGCCGGGTCGGCCCAGGCGGGCTTCCCCCAGCCCTCCACCTCCACCGGGACCAGACCCGAGTCGGCGATCACCGCGTCGACCTGCTCACC
Coding sequences within:
- the mtnA gene encoding S-methyl-5-thioribose-1-phosphate isomerase, producing the protein MADQYAQTGEDKRPTGMPVIRWEEPPEGPVVVLLDQTRLPVEEVELVCTDASALVEAIRSLAVRGAPVLGIAGAYGVALAAARGFDVDEAASALSSARPTAVNLSAGVRRAASAYRSALAESGDGGAAAAAALDAARALHREDAEASARMAGHGLALLEELLPGGGHRILTHCNTGSLVSGGEGTAFAVALRAHRAGRLRRLWVDETRPLLQGARLTAYEAARSGMAYTLLTDNAAGSLFAAGEVDAVLVGADRIAADGSVANKVGSYPLAVLARYHHVPFIVVAPLTTVDPETPDGASIEVEQRPGYEVTELTAPQVPVTGPGGGIPVAPLGTQAYNPAFDVTPPELVTAIVTEEGVVSPVTAEALAELCARSRQVTI
- the mtrA gene encoding two-component system response regulator MtrA codes for the protein MMSFMKGRVLVVDDDSALAEMLGIVLRGEGFEPSFVADGDKALAAFRETKPDLVLLDLMLPGRDGIEVCRLIRAESGVPIVMLTAKSDTVDVVVGLESGADDYIVKPFKPKELVARIRARLRRSEEPAPEQLAIGDLVIDVAGHSVKRDGQSIALTPLEFDLLVALARKPWQVFTREVLLEQVWGYRHAADTRLVNVHVQRLRSKVEKDPERPEIVVTVRGVGYKAGPS
- the mtrB gene encoding MtrAB system histidine kinase MtrB, encoding MSGDSAASAPGRSGDRPERPVGGKRFGTRWRPLFEGGLLQGGVQGSPVLRLFVRWVRRPLLPVMRLWRRNIQLKVVVTTLLMSLGVVLLLGFVVIGQVRNGLLDAKVKASQSQATGGFAVAKQKADEAATGTGDAAVSADGRQSQNVTSWMSDLVESLSSGGQGAFDVVTLPAGDNNSGGGRTRASGQVDPTASVPDDLRTRINGNTTAAQSYTRIIYTDDKESQPALVIGKQVSDLNNDPYELYYLFPLTQEEKSLSLVKGTLATAGLFVVVLLGAIAWLVVRQVVTPVRMAAGIAERLSAGRLQERMKVTGEDDIARLGEAFNKMAQNLQLKIQQLEDLSRMQRRFVSDVSHELRTPLTTVRMAADVIHEAREDFDPVTARSAELLADQLDRFESLLADLLEISRFDAGAAALEAEPIDLRVVVRRVVSGAAPLAERKGTRIRVVGDLQPVVAEADPRRVERVLRNLVVNAVEHGEGKDVVVKLASAGGAVAIAVRDYGVGLKPGEATRVFSRFWRADPARARTTGGTGLGLSIALEDARLHGGWLQAWGEPGGGSQFRLTLPRTADEPLRGSPIPLEPKDSRRNRGLGEAGLPSGGEDKRATVPVQPGGGHGASLAPMTQRTAAVAPTADPTALPGNGARVVPRPAQGVRRQEGRPESGQDDGADESNKPGEAFRGR
- a CDS encoding LpqB family beta-propeller domain-containing protein; its protein translation is MGADREGSARRRPARAVAYAACGAVVLAGCASMPDSGDLRNVESTPRQDTQVRVFAMPPQQDASSTEIVQGFLEALTSDDPNYDTARQYLTKATAKIWQPESQAMVLANGPSIQTDPRPAGREGTNSITYTLQGSRVATVDAQQAYTPADGSYRRTVHLTRDAKSGQWRIDSLPQGVVMGRSDFQRNYTSVNKYYFASDTSAGETGQPVAVADPVFVRSRVDPTTQLVRSLLSGPTTWLGPVVRSSFPTRTALKKGVSGLTPDDQNRLTVPLNVKASRIGSVKCGEMATQLLFTLRNLTPTVDSVALQSVNGARMCDISEEQAESTAWRASTKRPDYLYFLDGKHRLVRMAAGATGTSAVAVPGPFGTGAKPLGTVAVARDERRAAGVSSDGRSLYVTSLAPDGSLGGAVLTSHGATEDDRLTAPSWDARGDLWVADRDPARPQLYMLAQGVGQPVAVQMPELDGRIKDLRVAADGVRIALVVEKDGKQSLLVGRIERTKSDDQQEVSVLELRSATPGSEEVTAMSWAGDSRLVVVGREQGGVQQTRYVQIDGSTPDGPAPAALTGVLAIAASEDDRVPLVADSHDDGIVRLPSGDQWQKVVKDGSVPVYPG
- a CDS encoding ComF family protein, giving the protein MRGWWQDLTDLVLPAECGGCGTSRTVLCDGCRAALSGAVPRRVRPVPEPSGLPQVYAAAPYADEVRAALLAHKERGALALAGALGAALAGAVRAGLRAGFQDGPAGLRDGRAVRTVASWHGTAGGTGASGPVLLVPVPSAPWAVRARGHDPVRRMTLAAAAELRRAGTPARVVPVLRQRRAVADQSGLNARQRYANLAGALEVTAGGARLLAGGRVVLVDDLVTTGATLAEAARAVREATQAEGAGETTTAVYRRAAWAGREERKTGPAEERAKWARNASGKAEVNGLAGPVRAAVVAAAPDSFEMNRN
- the hpf gene encoding ribosome hibernation-promoting factor, HPF/YfiA family, which encodes MDIVVKGRKTEVPERFRKHVAEKLKLEKIQKLDGKVISLDVEVSKEPNPRQADRCDRVEITLRSRGPVIRAEAAASDPYAALDLAAEKLDARLRKQHDKRFSRRGARRISAAEVPDHVPGAATLNGNGTPVHSEDADGVPTKKVGSLEVQGEGPLVVREKTHVAAAMTLDQALYEMELVGHDFYLFVDSESKEPSVVYRRHAYDYGVIHLNTDPMVAEVQPPAAGGTLGG
- a CDS encoding response regulator transcription factor — protein: MADSFGPMRDGDADGGVVGISPDAGGTPRKEPIRVLVVDDHALFRRGLEIVLAAEEDIQVVGEAGDGAEAVDKAADLLPDIVLMDVRMPKRGGIEACTSIKEVAPSAKIIMLTISDEEADLYDAIKAGATGYLLKEISTDEVATAIRAVADGQSQISPSMASKLLTEFKSMIQRTDERRLVPAPRLTDRELEVLKLVATGMNNRDIAKELFISENTVKNHVRNILEKLQLHSRMEAVVYAMREKILEIR